From a single Pelodiscus sinensis isolate JC-2024 chromosome 4, ASM4963464v1, whole genome shotgun sequence genomic region:
- the MIA2 gene encoding melanoma inhibitory activity protein 2 isoform X7: protein METSKTKEGVMAALPKDMRPGPDLYGFPWEIVICVAVVGVFTVLLFLCRSYQSVRSRLYVGREKQLASKIAELLEDKCKVLEKLSLCKKEYEDLESSLKDASLLKESTDTSPIEANCEKLNRSNTALKDELENLEKELEEEKSKRSEQDDLMADIQRRMESLENEAKCIQSQVAEAKTTLKVFHINKERLETSVQDAIQENCHLQESEKQLLQEAEGWGERFSELNEQTKIFESSKVDMEESLKNKESQVKSLTECLLKMKDWSAAIGEDNAEDNHWDVDIMGETENGEALDDQEKRTIKKLIYAAKVNACLKTLEAERNQVYLKLADEDKAKEELTERIEKLQNEQVSLQSENSHFEIEVQKLQQKLKVMTELYQENEMKLHRKLTVEERERLQKEEKLSKVDEKINHAAEELNSYRQRAKDLEEELDRTIHSYQSQITSHEKKAHDNWLTARAAERHLNDMRKENAHNRQKLTEMEFKFDLLEKDPYALDVPVRSFGREHSPYGPSPMSRPSSETRAFLSPPTLLEGPLRLSPMLPGGGGRGSRGAGNPAMYEAANERGELSSDRLSDPHRAPSDTGSLSPPWDRDCRIIHPPPGQPYNDPAFPPRRQERFYSNSPNSGRLSGPAELRRYNTPSFDKADGQASPENSSRTEPSGNETKNHPNFSNFLNVSDQSLVSESEAIGAGFVPPPLPPVRAPLLPVDPRGAFIRRGPPFPPPPPGMYGPREYFPRDFAGVPCPPLTMRNPFPLRPFSQYLPPRAGSFPPPLPSLENRSEPPGLIHQSSTPGTEHPEPPQET, encoded by the exons gttATGGCAGCATTGCCTAAAGATATGAGACCTGGTCCTGATCTTTATGGTTTCCCATGGGAAATAGTGATTTGTGTTGCAGTTGTTGGAGTTTTTACAGTCTTACTGTTTCTGTGTAGGAGTTATCAATCA GTTAGAAGCAGACTTTATGTAG GAAGGGAAAAACAGCTTGCCAGTAAAATTGCTGAACTACtggaagacaaatgcaaagttctcgaAAAACTTAGTCTCTGCAAGAAAGAG TATGAAGATTTAGAATCATCTCTAAAGGATGCCAGTCTTCTGAAAGAGTCAACAGATACATCACCTATTGAG GCAAACTGTGAAAAACTGAACAGGTCAAACACAGCACTCAAAGATGAACTAGAGAATTTAGAAAAAGAGTTGGAAGAAGAGAAGTCTAAGCGATCAGAACAGGATGACTTG ATGGCAGATATACAGAGAAGAATGGAGTCTTTagaaaatgaagcaaaatgcatcCAGTCACAAGTGGCAGAA GCCAAGACCACATTAAAAGTATTTCACATTAATAAAGAGAGACTTGAGACATCTGTCCAAGATGCAATACAGGAAAACTGTCATCTTCAGGAAAGTGAGAAACAG CTTTTACAAGAAGCTGAAGGATGGGGTGAACGATTTAGTGAActaaatgaacaaacaaaaatatttgaatCATCTAAAGTAGATATGGAGGAATCTTTGAAAAACAAGGAAAGTCAAGTCAAG TCATTGACAGAATGTTTGTTGAAGATGAAAGACTGGAGCGCAGCAATAGGAGAAGATAATGCTGAAGATAACCACTGGGATGTTGATATAATGGGTGAAACAGAAAATGGAGAGGCTTTAG ATGATCAGGAAAAGCGAACGATAAAGAAGCTGATCTATGCTGCTAAG GTAAATGCTTGTTTAAAAACCCTGGAAGCAGAAAGAAATCAAGTATATTTAAAACTGGCAGATGAAGATAAAGCTAAAGAAGAACTTACAG AACGCATTGAAAAACTCCAAAATGAACAAGTCTCCTTGCAATCTGAAAATTCACATTTTGAAATTGAAGTTCAAAAGCTTCAGCAAAAGCTTAAAGTAATGACGGAACTATATcaagaaaatgaaatgaaactaCACAG GAAACTAACagtagaagagagagagaggttacAGAAAGAAGAAAAACTCTCTAAAGTAGATGAGAAAATTAATCATGCTGCTGAAGAACTAAATAGTTACAg ACAGCGAGCAAAAGATCTTGAAGAAGAGCTAGACAGAACCATTCATTCTTACCAGAGTCAG ATTACTTCACATgaaaaaaaagctcatgataattgG ctGACAGCGAGAGCAGCTGAAAGACACCTCAATGATATGAGAAAAGAAAATGCACACAACAGACAAAA ATTAACTGAAATGGAATTTAAATTTGACCTTTTAGAAAAAGATCCTTATGCTCTTGATGTCCCAGTTAGATCATTTGGCAGAG AGCATTCACCATATGGACCCTCACCAATGAGCCGTCCTTCATCTGAAACAAGAGCTTTTCTGTCCCCACCAACCTTACTGGAGGGTCCTTTAAGACTTTCACCTatgcttccaggtggtggaggaAGAG GATCAAGAGGAGCAGGGAATCCTGCTATGTATGAAGCAGCTAATGAAAGAGGGGAATTGAGCTCTGATAGGTTATCTGATCCCCACAGAGCACCTTCAGACACTGGGTCTCTATCCCCTCCATGGGACAGAGATTGTAGGATAATTCATCCTCCACCAG GTCAGCCATATAATGATCCAGCTTTCCCCCCACGACGACAAGAAAGATTTTATTCTAATTCTCCAAATTCAGGAAGACTTTCTGGACCAGCAGAACTACGAAGGTACAACACACCGTCTTTTGATAAAGCAG ATGGGCAAGCATCTCCAGAGAACAGTTCAAGGACAGAGCCAAGTGGAAATGAAACTAAAAACCATCCCAATTTTAGT AATTTCCTAAATGTGTCTGATCAGTCACTTGTGTCTGAAAGTGAAGCAATTGGAGCAGGGTTTGTTCCCCCGCCTCTCCCTCCAGTAagagcccctctgctgccagtggATCCCAGAGGAGCTTTTATAAGAAGAgggcctcctttcccccctcctcctccaggcatGTATGGACCTCGTGAATATTTTCCAAGGGATTTTGCTGGTGTACCATGTCCTCCATTGACAA
- the MIA2 gene encoding melanoma inhibitory activity protein 2 isoform X6, giving the protein MAAGESRQDAPEAAVPGLWPDFRETTQRFCGLALEQARSVMAALPKDMRPGPDLYGFPWEIVICVAVVGVFTVLLFLCRSYQSVRSRLYVGREKQLASKIAELLEDKCKVLEKLSLCKKEYEDLESSLKDASLLKESTDTSPIEANCEKLNRSNTALKDELENLEKELEEEKSKRSEQDDLMADIQRRMESLENEAKCIQSQVAEAKTTLKVFHINKERLETSVQDAIQENCHLQESEKQLLQEAEGWGERFSELNEQTKIFESSKVDMEESLKNKESQVKSLTECLLKMKDWSAAIGEDNAEDNHWDVDIMGETENGEALDDQEKRTIKKLIYAAKVNACLKTLEAERNQVYLKLADEDKAKEELTERIEKLQNEQVSLQSENSHFEIEVQKLQQKLKVMTELYQENEMKLHRKLTVEERERLQKEEKLSKVDEKINHAAEELNSYRQRAKDLEEELDRTIHSYQSQITSHEKKAHDNWLTARAAERHLNDMRKENAHNRQKLTEMEFKFDLLEKDPYALDVPVRSFGREHSPYGPSPMSRPSSETRAFLSPPTLLEGPLRLSPMLPGGGGRGSRGAGNPAMYEAANERGELSSDRLSDPHRAPSDTGSLSPPWDRDCRIIHPPPGQPYNDPAFPPRRQERFYSNSPNSGRLSGPAELRRYNTPSFDKADGQASPENSSRTEPSGNETKNHPNFSNFLNVSDQSLVSESEAIGAGFVPPPLPPVRAPLLPVDPRGAFIRRGPPFPPPPPGMYGPREYFPRDFAGVPCPPLTMRNPFPLRPFSQYLPPRAGSFPPPLPSLENRSEPPGLIHQSSTPGTEHPEPPQET; this is encoded by the exons ATGGCCGCCGGGGAGAGCCGGCAGGATGCCCCGGAGGCTGCAGTCCCAGGCCTGTGGCCGGACTTCCGAGAGACAACGCAACGCTTCTGCGGGCTGGCCCTGGAGCAAGCGCGGAGC gttATGGCAGCATTGCCTAAAGATATGAGACCTGGTCCTGATCTTTATGGTTTCCCATGGGAAATAGTGATTTGTGTTGCAGTTGTTGGAGTTTTTACAGTCTTACTGTTTCTGTGTAGGAGTTATCAATCA GTTAGAAGCAGACTTTATGTAG GAAGGGAAAAACAGCTTGCCAGTAAAATTGCTGAACTACtggaagacaaatgcaaagttctcgaAAAACTTAGTCTCTGCAAGAAAGAG TATGAAGATTTAGAATCATCTCTAAAGGATGCCAGTCTTCTGAAAGAGTCAACAGATACATCACCTATTGAG GCAAACTGTGAAAAACTGAACAGGTCAAACACAGCACTCAAAGATGAACTAGAGAATTTAGAAAAAGAGTTGGAAGAAGAGAAGTCTAAGCGATCAGAACAGGATGACTTG ATGGCAGATATACAGAGAAGAATGGAGTCTTTagaaaatgaagcaaaatgcatcCAGTCACAAGTGGCAGAA GCCAAGACCACATTAAAAGTATTTCACATTAATAAAGAGAGACTTGAGACATCTGTCCAAGATGCAATACAGGAAAACTGTCATCTTCAGGAAAGTGAGAAACAG CTTTTACAAGAAGCTGAAGGATGGGGTGAACGATTTAGTGAActaaatgaacaaacaaaaatatttgaatCATCTAAAGTAGATATGGAGGAATCTTTGAAAAACAAGGAAAGTCAAGTCAAG TCATTGACAGAATGTTTGTTGAAGATGAAAGACTGGAGCGCAGCAATAGGAGAAGATAATGCTGAAGATAACCACTGGGATGTTGATATAATGGGTGAAACAGAAAATGGAGAGGCTTTAG ATGATCAGGAAAAGCGAACGATAAAGAAGCTGATCTATGCTGCTAAG GTAAATGCTTGTTTAAAAACCCTGGAAGCAGAAAGAAATCAAGTATATTTAAAACTGGCAGATGAAGATAAAGCTAAAGAAGAACTTACAG AACGCATTGAAAAACTCCAAAATGAACAAGTCTCCTTGCAATCTGAAAATTCACATTTTGAAATTGAAGTTCAAAAGCTTCAGCAAAAGCTTAAAGTAATGACGGAACTATATcaagaaaatgaaatgaaactaCACAG GAAACTAACagtagaagagagagagaggttacAGAAAGAAGAAAAACTCTCTAAAGTAGATGAGAAAATTAATCATGCTGCTGAAGAACTAAATAGTTACAg ACAGCGAGCAAAAGATCTTGAAGAAGAGCTAGACAGAACCATTCATTCTTACCAGAGTCAG ATTACTTCACATgaaaaaaaagctcatgataattgG ctGACAGCGAGAGCAGCTGAAAGACACCTCAATGATATGAGAAAAGAAAATGCACACAACAGACAAAA ATTAACTGAAATGGAATTTAAATTTGACCTTTTAGAAAAAGATCCTTATGCTCTTGATGTCCCAGTTAGATCATTTGGCAGAG AGCATTCACCATATGGACCCTCACCAATGAGCCGTCCTTCATCTGAAACAAGAGCTTTTCTGTCCCCACCAACCTTACTGGAGGGTCCTTTAAGACTTTCACCTatgcttccaggtggtggaggaAGAG GATCAAGAGGAGCAGGGAATCCTGCTATGTATGAAGCAGCTAATGAAAGAGGGGAATTGAGCTCTGATAGGTTATCTGATCCCCACAGAGCACCTTCAGACACTGGGTCTCTATCCCCTCCATGGGACAGAGATTGTAGGATAATTCATCCTCCACCAG GTCAGCCATATAATGATCCAGCTTTCCCCCCACGACGACAAGAAAGATTTTATTCTAATTCTCCAAATTCAGGAAGACTTTCTGGACCAGCAGAACTACGAAGGTACAACACACCGTCTTTTGATAAAGCAG ATGGGCAAGCATCTCCAGAGAACAGTTCAAGGACAGAGCCAAGTGGAAATGAAACTAAAAACCATCCCAATTTTAGT AATTTCCTAAATGTGTCTGATCAGTCACTTGTGTCTGAAAGTGAAGCAATTGGAGCAGGGTTTGTTCCCCCGCCTCTCCCTCCAGTAagagcccctctgctgccagtggATCCCAGAGGAGCTTTTATAAGAAGAgggcctcctttcccccctcctcctccaggcatGTATGGACCTCGTGAATATTTTCCAAGGGATTTTGCTGGTGTACCATGTCCTCCATTGACAA